In Halalkalicoccus sp. CG83, a single genomic region encodes these proteins:
- a CDS encoding DUF7282 domain-containing protein, translating to MVTAMIEIADNSDGTEDESSDKTTLVSNAVPSRRRILQAIGGVGAALAITGNASAHPEDTKKKHDHGRRSVSDHSFSRFSDQVTDGTYVVVDEVNITTEEGGFMSIHLARPEEGIADVGFINPEDGSPQNAADTIIGYSEYLEPGLHQNLKVPIFQDEELNAVPDDVDRLPEPAVLVSLPHIDSNENEDWDFFDEENEDPAYGPGVGEPTDGLFAPPGPDRPTDIAAVVPLKKHGEEFELSR from the coding sequence ATGGTAACTGCGATGATAGAAATCGCAGACAACTCAGATGGAACTGAAGACGAATCGTCAGACAAGACAACCCTTGTATCGAACGCTGTTCCGTCCCGTCGACGCATCCTACAGGCAATCGGCGGCGTCGGTGCAGCGCTCGCGATAACCGGCAACGCCAGCGCTCACCCAGAGGACACAAAGAAGAAGCACGACCACGGGAGGAGATCTGTCTCCGACCATTCATTCAGCCGATTCTCGGATCAGGTCACCGACGGCACATACGTCGTCGTTGACGAGGTCAACATCACCACCGAGGAGGGCGGATTCATGTCGATTCACCTCGCGCGCCCTGAGGAGGGGATCGCGGACGTGGGCTTCATTAATCCGGAGGACGGAAGTCCGCAGAACGCCGCCGATACGATCATCGGCTACTCGGAGTACCTCGAACCGGGCCTTCACCAGAACCTCAAGGTCCCGATCTTCCAGGACGAGGAGCTCAATGCGGTCCCGGATGACGTGGATCGGCTGCCGGAGCCGGCCGTGTTGGTCTCGTTGCCCCACATCGACAGCAACGAGAACGAGGATTGGGACTTCTTCGACGAAGAGAACGAGGACCCCGCCTACGGTCCCGGGGTCGGCGAGCCGACTGACGGCTTGTTCGCCCCGCCCGGACCCGACCGCCCGACCGACATCGCGGCGGTCGTCCCGCTCAAAAAACACGGAGAGGAGTTCGAACTCTCACGCTGA
- a CDS encoding SPFH domain-containing protein, with protein MIPLVPLQAALSFTVVALLLLVLAIVTVWQMVEIVDATEKRALTVFGEYRKLLEPGIHFIPPFVSATHRFDMRTQTLDVPSQEAITIDNSPVTADAVVYIRVMDAKKAFLEVDDYKRAVSNLAQTTLRAVIGGMELDDTLSRREQINARIREELDEPTDEWGIRVESVEVREVTPSRGVKGAMEQQTSAERRRRAMILEAQGERRSAVEKAEGDKQSNIIRAQGEKQSQILEAQGDAVSTVLRAKSAESMGERAIIEKGMETLESIGQGESTTFVLPQELTSLVGRYGTHLTGSDTKLTEDQLDSRDFDEETRELLGLDDIAEMIAGIEEEAQPDLEAMEREADAIKQGRDGDSESDDDIEVSKAEAEYETE; from the coding sequence ATGATCCCCCTCGTACCGCTGCAGGCGGCACTCTCGTTCACGGTCGTCGCGCTGTTGCTGTTGGTCCTCGCGATCGTCACCGTCTGGCAGATGGTGGAAATCGTCGACGCGACCGAGAAGCGCGCGCTGACGGTCTTTGGCGAGTACCGCAAACTGCTCGAGCCGGGGATCCACTTCATCCCCCCATTCGTTTCGGCGACCCACCGCTTCGACATGCGGACCCAGACCCTCGACGTGCCGAGCCAGGAGGCAATTACGATCGACAACTCGCCGGTGACCGCAGACGCCGTCGTTTACATCCGGGTGATGGACGCGAAGAAGGCGTTTCTGGAGGTCGACGACTACAAGCGGGCCGTCTCGAACCTCGCCCAGACCACACTACGGGCCGTCATTGGAGGGATGGAACTCGACGACACGCTTAGTCGACGCGAACAGATCAACGCACGAATTCGCGAGGAACTCGACGAACCTACCGACGAGTGGGGCATCCGCGTTGAGTCCGTCGAGGTCCGCGAGGTCACACCATCCCGGGGTGTAAAGGGTGCCATGGAGCAACAGACCTCCGCGGAGCGCAGGCGGCGGGCGATGATCCTCGAGGCGCAGGGTGAACGCCGGTCGGCCGTCGAGAAGGCAGAGGGCGATAAGCAGTCGAACATCATCCGTGCTCAGGGTGAAAAGCAGAGCCAGATCCTCGAAGCGCAGGGAGATGCAGTCTCGACCGTATTGAGAGCGAAATCCGCCGAGTCAATGGGCGAGCGGGCAATCATCGAGAAAGGCATGGAGACCCTCGAATCGATCGGCCAGGGCGAGTCGACCACGTTCGTTCTGCCCCAGGAGCTCACATCGCTGGTCGGGCGCTACGGCACGCACCTTACCGGTAGTGACACCAAACTCACCGAGGACCAGCTCGACAGCCGCGACTTCGACGAGGAAACCCGCGAACTGCTTGGACTCGACGACATCGCCGAAATGATCGCTGGGATCGAGGAGGAGGCACAACCGGATCTCGAGGCAATGGAACGGGAGGCAGACGCGATCAAGCAGGGCAGAGATGGCGACTCCGAATCCGATGACGACATCGAGGTGTCGAAAGCCGAAGCCGAATACGAGACGGAGTAG